The Halobacterium sp. CBA1132 genome has a segment encoding these proteins:
- a CDS encoding amino acid ABC transporter substrate-binding protein yields MFDSDSTRRSYLKTVGTAGALGMSGLAGCTAFGGGGSGGDETITVAAAVPETGRLSSVGNEMLRGYEMGVSVINENGGIDGKEVELIVQDDESDPATLRQVLQQTLSNNDVDMVWGSFSSPLVMAGSALAENEGLPFLAVATCYQAPLTDEGKEWTYTPFPKTRDVTRATTGLLDLIPESERPQTVGIWEENSGWGKEMAEAWDTKLSEAGYDVAMRETYGAGNQDFSTLISQSESAGVEALVACPQPPDGITAMTQLNNSGYTPDFIEFVRAADPQAWWSALGESGNYVTMCPGWAPGMTGNGNQTLLDTYRASTEGAGENAVPRVMVGVGYNLTQTAEQALSGASSTDPADVKSSLDENDFQTVIGEFSFDQYGMPEPGQLSAASAQWWNGEQQLVYPQTENAADLQFPIE; encoded by the coding sequence ATGTTTGACAGTGACAGTACCCGGCGGTCGTACCTGAAGACCGTGGGCACAGCGGGAGCGCTCGGCATGAGTGGACTGGCCGGCTGTACGGCCTTCGGCGGTGGCGGCAGTGGCGGCGACGAAACCATCACCGTCGCGGCCGCAGTCCCCGAGACCGGGCGGCTCTCGTCGGTCGGCAACGAGATGCTGCGCGGCTACGAGATGGGCGTCAGCGTCATCAACGAGAACGGCGGCATCGACGGCAAAGAGGTCGAGCTCATCGTGCAGGACGACGAGAGCGACCCCGCGACGCTCCGGCAGGTGCTCCAACAGACACTGAGCAACAACGACGTCGACATGGTCTGGGGGAGTTTCTCCAGCCCGCTCGTGATGGCGGGCAGCGCGCTCGCGGAGAACGAGGGCCTGCCGTTCCTCGCCGTCGCCACCTGCTATCAGGCACCGCTGACCGACGAGGGCAAGGAGTGGACGTACACGCCGTTCCCGAAGACCCGCGACGTCACGCGCGCGACGACCGGGCTGCTCGACCTGATTCCCGAGTCCGAGCGCCCCCAGACGGTGGGTATCTGGGAGGAGAACTCCGGGTGGGGCAAAGAGATGGCAGAAGCGTGGGACACGAAGCTCTCGGAGGCCGGCTACGACGTCGCCATGCGCGAGACGTACGGCGCGGGCAACCAGGACTTCTCGACGCTCATCTCCCAGTCCGAGAGCGCGGGCGTCGAGGCGCTGGTCGCGTGCCCGCAGCCCCCGGACGGCATCACGGCGATGACCCAGCTCAACAACAGCGGCTACACGCCGGACTTCATCGAGTTCGTGCGCGCCGCGGACCCGCAGGCGTGGTGGTCTGCGCTCGGCGAATCGGGCAACTACGTGACGATGTGTCCGGGGTGGGCGCCCGGCATGACCGGGAATGGCAACCAGACGCTGCTGGACACCTACCGCGCCAGCACCGAGGGCGCGGGCGAGAACGCCGTGCCGCGCGTGATGGTCGGCGTGGGCTACAACCTCACGCAGACCGCCGAGCAGGCGCTCTCGGGGGCGTCCTCGACGGACCCCGCGGACGTCAAGTCGTCGCTGGACGAGAACGACTTCCAGACGGTCATCGGGGAGTTCAGTTTCGACCAGTACGGGATGCCCGAGCCGGGCCAACTCTCCGCAGCGAGCGCGCAGTGGTGGAACGGCGAACAGCAACTCGTCTACCCGCAGACGGAGAACGCCGCGGACCTCCAGTTCCCCATCGAGTAA
- a CDS encoding DUF3237 domain-containing protein, with amino-acid sequence MGAIDEHDNEHLTPSLEHVFDLDIEVADPIVIGETGDGERRIIEITDGTISGRIDGHVLPGGADYQLYRTERPTELVAKYAFETDSGSRVYVENRGIRWAPPETSRKLRDGEEVDPDDVYFRSVPEFETADPELEWLTQSVFVATGVRQPYGVKLAVYRVA; translated from the coding sequence ATGGGAGCCATCGACGAGCACGACAACGAGCATCTGACGCCGTCACTCGAACACGTCTTCGACCTCGACATCGAAGTCGCCGACCCAATCGTCATCGGGGAGACCGGCGACGGCGAGCGACGCATCATCGAAATCACGGACGGCACCATCTCGGGCCGTATCGACGGCCACGTCCTCCCGGGCGGCGCGGACTACCAGCTCTACCGCACCGAGCGCCCGACGGAACTCGTCGCGAAGTACGCCTTCGAGACGGATTCGGGGTCCCGGGTCTACGTGGAGAACCGCGGCATCCGGTGGGCGCCCCCCGAGACCAGCCGTAAACTCCGCGACGGCGAGGAGGTCGACCCGGACGACGTCTACTTCCGGTCGGTGCCGGAGTTCGAGACCGCGGACCCGGAACTGGAGTGGCTGACACAGAGCGTGTTCGTCGCGACGGGCGTCCGGCAGCCCTACGGTGTGAAACTCGCGGTCTACCGCGTCGCCTGA
- a CDS encoding ABC transporter permease: MDVTNPRDLDASVLVEVLKSVYSLVIILVLWETVTQMGWIHYYFLPPLSDVLGRFVELTMNGKMLDNAYLTLKRAFLGLAIAIVAGVTVGVVSARNRVADWFFDPIIKIGYPVPIIALIPVFMLWFGIGDTSKIIMVAVGTFWPIAVNARQSTKQVEKNLVWAARMMGTSDTRLLWRVVLPAAAPGIVTGIQIALPLSLIITFVFEMIAGGGGLGALEIEGVRSFQSTQTYAAIIAIMLVGLLLDRLLRAARSRLLRWT; this comes from the coding sequence ATGGACGTGACCAACCCGCGTGACCTCGACGCGTCGGTGCTGGTGGAGGTCCTGAAGTCGGTGTACTCGCTGGTCATCATCCTCGTGCTCTGGGAGACAGTCACCCAGATGGGCTGGATTCACTACTACTTCCTGCCGCCGCTGTCGGACGTCCTCGGCCGGTTCGTCGAACTGACGATGAACGGCAAGATGCTGGACAACGCGTACCTCACGCTGAAGCGCGCGTTCCTCGGCCTCGCCATCGCCATCGTCGCGGGCGTCACGGTCGGCGTAGTGAGCGCGCGCAACCGCGTCGCGGACTGGTTCTTCGACCCGATTATCAAGATCGGGTACCCGGTGCCGATTATCGCGCTCATCCCGGTGTTCATGCTGTGGTTCGGCATCGGCGACACCTCGAAGATCATCATGGTCGCGGTGGGGACGTTCTGGCCCATCGCGGTGAACGCCCGCCAGTCCACCAAGCAGGTCGAGAAGAACCTCGTGTGGGCGGCGCGCATGATGGGAACCAGCGACACGCGCCTGCTGTGGCGCGTCGTCCTGCCGGCGGCCGCACCCGGCATCGTTACCGGCATCCAGATTGCGCTGCCGCTGTCGCTCATCATCACGTTCGTCTTCGAGATGATTGCGGGCGGCGGCGGCCTCGGCGCGCTCGAAATCGAGGGCGTGCGGTCGTTCCAGTCGACGCAGACGTACGCCGCCATCATCGCCATCATGCTGGTTGGCCTGCTCCTCGACCGCCTGCTGCGGGCCGCACGGAGCCGTCTGCTTCGCTGGACGTAA
- a CDS encoding ABC transporter permease: MSNATVRSFENVPGPLQRAGKFVFDWIPLAIVVVFWEYVSGAFVPAAVLPSPTIVVGEIQTLIVEGTMYSHLLISLYRIGVGLGLSIAAGVLLGIGMARLEPVENFFEILLALTYPIPKTALVPLAILWLGVGTQTAVLIVFLACLLPIVMNAYNAAESVDQNLVWAAKMMGTDGRRLFVKVIIPATVPEIMTGIRQAVPIAFIALVSAELIASDQGIGYLILTAGQIGNYATMFANIVVISAVAYFAVRGFELLRERVLVWT, translated from the coding sequence GTGAGCAACGCTACGGTCCGGTCCTTCGAGAACGTCCCCGGTCCGCTCCAGCGAGCCGGGAAGTTCGTCTTCGACTGGATCCCCCTCGCTATCGTCGTCGTCTTCTGGGAGTACGTCAGCGGGGCGTTCGTCCCGGCGGCCGTGTTGCCGTCGCCGACCATCGTCGTCGGCGAGATTCAGACGCTCATCGTCGAGGGGACGATGTACTCGCACCTATTAATCTCGCTGTACCGCATCGGCGTCGGCCTCGGGTTGAGTATCGCCGCCGGCGTGTTGCTCGGCATCGGGATGGCGCGCCTCGAACCCGTCGAGAACTTCTTCGAGATTCTGCTCGCGCTCACGTACCCGATTCCGAAGACGGCGCTGGTGCCGCTGGCGATTCTCTGGCTGGGCGTCGGCACCCAGACCGCGGTCCTCATCGTGTTCCTCGCGTGCCTGCTGCCGATCGTGATGAACGCGTACAACGCCGCCGAGAGCGTCGACCAGAACCTCGTCTGGGCGGCGAAGATGATGGGCACCGACGGCCGACGCCTGTTCGTCAAGGTCATCATCCCCGCGACGGTTCCCGAGATCATGACCGGCATCCGGCAGGCGGTCCCGATTGCGTTCATCGCGCTGGTGAGCGCGGAGCTCATCGCCTCCGACCAAGGCATCGGCTACCTCATCCTGACGGCCGGACAGATCGGCAACTACGCGACGATGTTCGCGAACATCGTCGTCATCTCCGCGGTGGCGTACTTCGCCGTCCGCGGGTTCGAACTGCTCCGTGAACGGGTGTTAGTATGGACGTGA
- a CDS encoding ABC transporter ATP-binding protein codes for MDGNVTISNLEKVYDDGNERTTAVEDLSFDIDGGEFVSVVGPSGCGKSTLLYLVAGFLEETSGTIDVDGETIDGPGTDRGVVFQDYALFPWRTVMENVTYGLEEQDMDKEERRSTAQKYIDMMDLTGFEDNYPKELSGGMKQRVGLARTLAYDPKILLMDEPFGALDQPLREDLQDQLIDIWGDLDKTVIFVTHDVEEAVYLSDTVMVMTRHPGTKKTVTEVDLDHSQSRADIITSDEFNEIKNEVWKSLREETQPEVQP; via the coding sequence ATGGACGGCAACGTAACCATCTCCAACCTCGAGAAAGTGTACGACGACGGCAACGAGCGAACCACCGCCGTCGAGGACCTCTCCTTCGACATCGACGGCGGCGAGTTCGTCAGCGTCGTCGGTCCCTCCGGCTGCGGGAAGAGCACTCTCCTGTACCTCGTCGCCGGCTTCCTCGAGGAGACGTCGGGCACAATCGACGTCGACGGGGAGACCATCGACGGCCCCGGCACCGACCGCGGCGTCGTGTTCCAAGACTACGCGCTGTTCCCGTGGCGGACCGTCATGGAGAACGTCACCTACGGCCTCGAAGAACAGGACATGGACAAGGAGGAGCGGCGCTCGACCGCCCAGAAGTACATCGACATGATGGACCTCACGGGCTTCGAGGACAACTACCCGAAGGAGCTCTCCGGCGGCATGAAACAGCGCGTCGGCCTCGCTCGCACGCTCGCGTACGACCCGAAGATTCTGCTGATGGACGAGCCGTTCGGCGCGCTCGACCAACCGCTGCGCGAGGACCTCCAAGACCAACTCATCGACATCTGGGGCGACCTCGACAAGACGGTCATCTTCGTCACGCACGACGTCGAGGAAGCCGTCTACCTCTCGGATACGGTGATGGTGATGACCCGCCACCCCGGCACGAAGAAGACCGTCACGGAGGTCGACCTCGACCACTCGCAGTCCCGCGCGGACATCATCACGAGCGACGAGTTCAACGAAATCAAAAACGAGGTCTGGAAATCCCTCCGCGAGGAGACACAACCCGAGGTGCAACCGTAA
- a CDS encoding LUD domain-containing protein: MRTDTTDRFADSLEAADVSCTRVEAAEFADALAGVVEQPAVGVPLGIDGVSLDDTDVEIPPTPRLLREAETGVTRVHGIVSYGTFVIQGDEAGAEPVSLYPTTHVGVVRASDLHEDVEETASWLGEEFDAGRDSAVLATGASATADMGELVAGVHGPQRVHAVVVTDR, encoded by the coding sequence ATGCGAACGGACACCACAGACAGGTTCGCGGACTCGCTGGAGGCGGCCGACGTGTCGTGTACGCGCGTCGAAGCCGCGGAGTTCGCGGACGCGCTCGCCGGCGTGGTCGAGCAGCCCGCAGTCGGCGTCCCGCTGGGCATCGACGGCGTCTCCCTCGACGACACCGACGTGGAGATACCGCCGACCCCGCGCTTGCTCCGGGAGGCCGAGACTGGCGTCACGCGCGTCCACGGCATCGTGAGCTACGGGACCTTCGTGATTCAGGGCGACGAAGCGGGGGCGGAGCCGGTGAGCCTCTACCCGACGACGCACGTCGGCGTCGTCCGCGCCAGCGACCTCCACGAGGACGTCGAGGAGACGGCGTCGTGGCTCGGCGAGGAGTTCGACGCCGGGCGGGACTCGGCAGTGCTGGCGACGGGCGCGAGCGCCACCGCCGACATGGGTGAACTCGTGGCTGGCGTCCACGGTCCCCAGCGCGTTCACGCGGTGGTGGTGACGGACCGATGA
- a CDS encoding LUD domain-containing protein, giving the protein MSADRERKAAKLRHLLETEGDAVFENTTHVNEGRYETNSHRDDIDELRGQARAIKEDAIERLPELIEAARTSVEANGGEVYVADDAADANRYITEIAESKGAETLAKSKSMTTEEIEVNDALADVGVDVTETDLGEFVLQVADEAPSHLVGPAFHKSTEDIAELFNAHFDPAEPLETAEDLTQFARDHVGEKIMDADVGMTGANFVFAESGTIALVTNEGNARKCAVTPDTHVAVAGVEKLIPSVDEFPPFAELIARAAGGQDIATYLSLLSPPVDSPVVDFDAPDEPLDGSADDREFHLVLLDNGRTEMRDDDELRETLYCIRCGACANSCANFQHVGGHAFGGETYTGGIATGWEAGVHGLDSAAEFNDLCTGCSRCVDACPVEIDIPWINTVVRDRVNRGTDTEFDWLVEGLTPDADPGGVDVQKRLFGNFGALAKLGSATAPVSNWLADWGPSRALMERVAGVDRRRDLPAFQRETLVDWFESREPLATAGDGDREAVLYPDAYTNYVLVDRGKAAVRTLEALGVDVTVAPCHESGRAPLSQGMIATATENAARVADSLDPYLDDGRDVVVVEPSDLAAFRREYERLLDADRAQRLAANSYEVMEYVYGLLENGADADTLTAGGDVAYHSHCQQRTLDVDQYTEAVFDRLGYDVVTSDVECCGMAGSFGYKSEYYELSVDVGETLADQFEAADVDERELVASGASCHEQLESLLPQASTHPVELVAPAVERVPRSR; this is encoded by the coding sequence ATGAGCGCCGACCGAGAGCGCAAGGCGGCGAAGCTACGCCACCTCCTCGAAACCGAGGGCGACGCAGTCTTCGAGAACACCACGCACGTCAACGAGGGCCGCTACGAGACCAACAGCCACCGCGACGACATCGACGAACTCCGCGGGCAGGCCCGCGCCATCAAGGAGGACGCCATCGAGCGCCTCCCCGAACTCATCGAGGCGGCCCGGACGTCCGTGGAGGCCAACGGCGGCGAGGTGTACGTCGCCGACGACGCCGCGGACGCGAACCGCTACATCACTGAAATCGCGGAGTCGAAGGGCGCGGAGACGCTCGCGAAGTCGAAGTCGATGACGACGGAGGAAATCGAGGTGAACGACGCGCTCGCGGACGTGGGCGTCGACGTCACCGAGACGGACCTCGGGGAGTTCGTCCTGCAGGTCGCCGACGAGGCGCCCTCCCACCTCGTCGGCCCGGCGTTCCACAAGTCCACCGAGGACATCGCCGAGCTGTTCAACGCGCACTTCGACCCCGCGGAGCCGCTGGAGACAGCGGAGGACCTGACGCAGTTCGCGCGCGACCACGTCGGGGAGAAGATAATGGACGCCGACGTGGGGATGACGGGCGCGAACTTCGTGTTCGCGGAGTCCGGCACTATCGCGCTCGTCACGAACGAGGGCAACGCGCGCAAGTGCGCGGTCACGCCGGACACGCACGTCGCCGTTGCGGGCGTCGAGAAACTGATTCCGAGCGTCGACGAGTTCCCGCCGTTCGCGGAACTCATCGCGCGCGCGGCCGGCGGGCAGGACATCGCGACGTACCTCTCGTTGCTCTCGCCGCCCGTCGACTCGCCGGTCGTGGACTTCGACGCGCCCGACGAACCGCTCGACGGGAGCGCGGACGACCGCGAGTTCCACCTCGTCCTGCTGGACAACGGGCGCACCGAGATGCGCGACGACGACGAGCTCCGGGAGACCCTTTACTGCATTCGGTGTGGCGCGTGCGCGAACTCCTGTGCGAACTTCCAGCACGTCGGCGGGCACGCGTTCGGCGGCGAAACGTACACCGGCGGCATCGCCACCGGCTGGGAGGCCGGCGTCCACGGCCTCGACTCGGCCGCGGAGTTCAACGACCTCTGCACGGGGTGCTCGCGGTGCGTCGACGCCTGCCCCGTCGAGATAGACATCCCGTGGATAAACACGGTCGTCCGCGACCGCGTCAACCGCGGCACGGACACGGAGTTCGACTGGCTGGTCGAGGGGTTGACGCCGGACGCCGACCCGGGCGGCGTCGACGTCCAGAAGCGCCTGTTCGGGAACTTCGGCGCGCTCGCGAAACTCGGGTCCGCGACCGCGCCCGTCTCGAACTGGCTCGCGGACTGGGGGCCGTCCCGGGCGTTGATGGAGCGCGTCGCGGGCGTCGACCGCCGCCGCGACCTCCCCGCGTTCCAGCGGGAGACGCTGGTGGACTGGTTCGAGTCCCGGGAGCCGCTGGCGACTGCCGGGGACGGGGACCGCGAGGCCGTCCTCTACCCGGACGCGTACACGAACTACGTGCTCGTCGACCGCGGGAAGGCCGCCGTGCGAACGCTGGAGGCGCTGGGTGTCGACGTGACGGTCGCGCCGTGCCACGAGAGCGGGCGCGCGCCGCTCTCGCAGGGGATGATTGCGACCGCCACCGAGAACGCCGCGCGCGTCGCCGACAGCCTCGACCCGTACCTCGACGACGGCCGCGACGTCGTGGTCGTCGAACCGTCGGACCTCGCAGCGTTCCGCCGCGAGTACGAGCGCCTGCTCGACGCCGACCGCGCCCAGCGCCTCGCCGCGAACAGCTACGAGGTGATGGAGTACGTCTACGGCCTCTTGGAGAACGGTGCGGACGCCGACACGCTCACCGCTGGCGGCGACGTCGCCTACCACAGCCACTGCCAGCAGCGCACGCTCGACGTCGACCAGTACACCGAAGCGGTCTTCGACCGCCTCGGCTACGACGTGGTGACTTCCGACGTGGAGTGCTGCGGGATGGCCGGGAGTTTCGGCTACAAGTCCGAGTACTACGAGCTCAGCGTCGACGTCGGCGAGACGCTCGCCGACCAGTTCGAGGCGGCGGACGTCGACGAGCGCGAACTGGTCGCCAGCGGCGCGTCCTGCCACGAGCAACTCGAATCGCTGCTCCCGCAGGCGTCGACACACCCTGTCGAACTCGTTGCGCCGGCCGTCGAGCGCGTTCCGCGGTCGCGCTGA
- a CDS encoding universal stress protein: MAIVAAVDGEQIPDRVVEVGADLAAQYGEELVVVHVMPEDAYEERSDGGSTANFGFPTAAGTDYGGTEGDSYTVDQAQRDAAGVAEDITKQTLDDVPADARYVGRVGETVGEVLGVLDTLDDPTYLVVGGRKRTPVGKAVFGSATQSFLLNAEIPVVTVMTEG, from the coding sequence ATGGCAATCGTCGCAGCAGTCGACGGGGAGCAGATTCCGGACCGAGTCGTGGAAGTCGGCGCCGACCTCGCCGCGCAGTACGGCGAAGAACTCGTCGTCGTGCACGTGATGCCCGAAGACGCCTACGAGGAGCGCTCGGACGGCGGTTCCACCGCGAACTTCGGCTTCCCGACGGCCGCGGGAACGGACTACGGCGGCACCGAGGGTGACAGCTACACGGTCGACCAAGCGCAGCGCGACGCCGCCGGGGTCGCCGAGGACATCACCAAGCAGACGCTCGACGACGTACCGGCGGACGCCCGCTACGTGGGCCGCGTCGGCGAAACCGTCGGCGAAGTCCTCGGCGTCCTCGACACGCTCGACGACCCGACCTACCTCGTGGTCGGCGGCCGGAAGCGCACCCCCGTCGGGAAGGCGGTGTTCGGGAGCGCGACGCAGTCGTTCCTCCTGAACGCCGAGATTCCCGTGGTCACCGTCATGACCGAGGGGTGA